The Duganella sp. BuS-21 sequence CTGCTCGACGCCGTCGGCGGCGCGGAATTCGCGGTAGCCGGCGGCGCGGGTGCAGGCGGCGATCACGTACTGGCCGTCGTGACGCAGGATGCGCGTGACGCTCGGCGCGTCGCTGCCGGCGGCGCTGGCGGTTTGTTCGAACAGGCCGTCGCCCAGTTGCAGCAGGTCTCCCGGCGCGCAGGCGGCGTCGGTGCTGGCCAGCACGCGGCCATCCGGCGTGACGAAGCAGGCGCGCAGATTGAGGCGGCCGGCCACGCCGCTGTTGAGCATATTGCGCAGCTCGGGCTCGGCGTCGAATACGATGCCGATGCCGCCCATCACGTTGGCGGTTTGCTCCGGATGGCGGATCGCCGCGTGGTAGATGAAGGTGTGGCGGCCGTGGTACAGCGGCGACGGCGCGAACGGCTGCGGATAGTGATCGAGTTCGCTGCGCAGGGCCAGCACCCGGGCCAGCGTCTCGGCGGCTACGCTGGTGCCCACCGCCTGCTGGTCGCCGCTACTGGCGATGATGCGGCCGCTGCGGTCATAGACGAACAGGCGCGCGTACACCGTGTACAGGCGGTTGATGTGGCGCAGCACGGCGGCGATGTCCGCATGCTGCTGTGCCGACGGCTGCGCCAGCCCGCGCCGCAACTGGGCCGACAGCGCCCACCAGCGGCAGTCGTTGGCGCGCTCGTACAGATTGCGGTCGAGCATGTCGACCAGCAACTGCGAGGTCAGTCCCGCTTCGCTCAGGCTGGAGGCCAGCACGGTCTGGTACAGGTCGCGGATCGAGTGCGAGAACAGGGCGTCGCTGCGCTCGCCCGTTTCGGTGATCTGGTCGAGCACGGTATTGAGTTTGTTGGTTCCGCCTTGGCCGCCATCGTTGGCGGCGCTGGTGACCTTGCCGTTCCAGACGATGCGCTCGATGGTGCGGGTGGTGCGCGTGACGGAATTCATCAGCTCGTGCAGCGCCGGGCTGAACGCTTGCGCGTGCGAGAGCAGGCCCTGCATCAGCGCCGGCTCGACCTCGGCCAGCGCTTGGTCGTCGCCGGCGCGGAAGGCCAGGTCGACCGGCACCATCAGCTGCGCCTTCCAGCCGGCCGGGCCGGGATAGCCCTGGTAGCCGGCCGAAGCGAAGGTGCGCACCAGGTACTCGCGGCCGCCGAACATCAGCAGGCGCGGTTCGCCGCCGGGGTTGACCGGCACCCGCGCGCCGGCCGGTATCCAGAGCGGATCGGCGCTGCTGATGACGCCATCCTGGGCGTCGAGCAGCAGCATGTTGGCGCGTTGCGACGGGTCGCGGTAGGCGGCGAAGATGGCGTCCATCTCCTGCTCGAAGTTGAAGCACAGGCACAGCACGCCGGCCGGGGCGCCGGTGTCTGGATGCAGCATGCGGTGCGAGTACACCAGCGCGCGCGATTTGCCGGGGCGCAGGTCGGTGGCGCGGAAGGTTTCCAGATAGCCGTCGGCATCCAGCGTCTGCGCCAGCAGCGGATCTCGGCTATGCGTCAGCGGCGTGGCCGGGTCGGCCTGCACCAGCACGTGGCCGGCCGTGTCGAGCAGCACGATCTCGTCGTAGACGGTGTACTTGTCGCGGTAGTCGGACAGGCGCCGGCGCGCGGCGTCGCGGGCCGGTAAGCTGTCGTCGAGGCCGGCCACGAAGCGGCACAGCTCGACGTCGGTGGCGAGGAAGCCGACATCGGCGGTGCGTTCGAACAGGTTGCGCACCAGGATGTCGATGGCGTAGCGCGCCTGGGTGCCGAGTTCGGCCAGCACCTGGCGCACCTTCTCCTGCACCAGATTGGCGACCAGCGCCTGTTCCAGATGCGCGAAACCGGTGCGCGTGGCCACCATGGCCGGCAACAGCAGACGCGCTTCGGCAGGGCAATTCATTTTGGCGGACGACTCGATCAGTCGCCACATTTGGTTCAATTCCCGCAGGGATAGTTCGCAGCGGGCAACGTCGGGCATATGGGGTAGGAACATGCCAGCGTTGGCTACTTGGTAAGTGCTCATCGCTCGTTTTCGCTAAAACAAAGTGTTTAAGCAAGTCATGTGCCATGGGAAATATTGCCGTTCATGAAAAACGCCGCCCTTGGGCGGCGCTGTCGACGGCGAGATGCTTCAGCCGGCGGGCTTGTTGCTCAGGCATTCCTTCATGAAGGCCTTGCGCTCATCGCCTTTTTTGCCGGTGGCGTCCGCATTACATTGCTTCATCTTGTCCTGCTGCGTCATCTTCGGCGCTGCGGCCGGCTTGGCAGTCAGGCACTCCTTCATGAAGGCCTTGCGCTCGTCGCCTTTCTTGCCGGCGGCGTCGACGTTACAGGTTTTCATCTTGCTCTGCTGCGCGGTCGGTTCGGCTGCGAACACGGCCCCGCAAAGGGAAAGCATCAGGCTGGCTACGAACAATTTTTTCATGGTTACTCCAATGGGTTGGACAACAGTTTCACTATACGGCTTTGTCCGGCCACCGTCACTAGCCTCCGTAGACGGTGTACTCGAAGCCGTTGCCGATCTTGCCGATCAGGGCGGCCTGGTTCTCGGCGCTTTCGCTGAACGAGGCCAGCACGCCGGCGCGGCTGACGCCGTCGTGCATGGCGCCGAGCCAGTAATCCTTGCCGGCGGCGTCGGGATCGCGGTGCAGCACGTTGTTATAGAGCAGCGTGAGGAAAGCGTCGTCGTTCGGCGCACTGCCGTAGCGGTTGCTGAACTCCGTGCTGGCGATGAAGTCCTTGGCCGCCTGGTGCAGGCTGACGCCGTGGTCCATGGCGTTGATCCAATAGCCGAGGCCCGCGCTGTCAGGCGTGCGGTTGAAGGCGGCCTGGTAGAGCCGGTAGGCCTGGCCGCCATTGCCGTCGATGTCGAGCGCGTAGGCGCTGTCCCTGAATAACAGGCGCTCAACGCCGTCCAGCAGATCGGTGCCCGGAGTCGGGCCGAACGGGAATTTCACTTCCGTCTGGCTGCCGTTGCGCAGGATGCGGAAGAAAAAGTCGTCTTCTTTGTAGAGCACGGTGTCGATGCCGGCGCCGCCGTGCAGCGTGGCGCCGTTGTGCGCGCCTACGAGGAGGTCGGCGCCATCGGTGGCGGCCGCTGCCACCGGCGCGGTGGTGAAGGTGTAGCCCTGCAGGCCGGCGAACTGGTGGCCGGCCGCGTCGACAATCGCGCCAGCCGCGATGTTGAGCTTGTAGGTTTCGCCGGGCGCGAGGGTAAACGATGGATTGATCGACAGGTGGGCGGTCAGTGGATTGTCGGACGAAAACCAGCCAACGCCCAATTGCTGGCCGCTTGCGTCGAACAGCTTGATGCCGCTGTCATTGACGACGCGCACCTGCTGGTTGAAATCGAGCACGATGTTGTCGCTGACCAGATGCAGGCCGGGGGCGCTGGACGCCGATCCCTGTAGCTGCGGGGCCGAGCTGATCGTTGTTGCCTGCAGCGCGTAACTGCCGATGGCGTAGATGCTGGCGGACGGCGCGCCGACCGCGAGGTAATAGTCGCCGCTTTCTGTGGCGGTATAGCCCAGTGTCGTGCCGCTGCGTCCCAAGCCGTCGTAGATCTGGGCGCCATTGGCAGCGTACAGCTTCAGGCCCGCACTGTTGCCGGGTAAGGTACCCTGGCCGTCGCCCTTGTCCAATAGATCGAACTGATAGGACTGCCCCGCCGTCAGCGTCAGCTTGACCATGTCGATGTCGTCCGCATAGCCGAGCATGCCGCGCAGCGCGCCGCCGATGGGCAGCACCGCCGTGGTGTTGCGGTTGCCGACGTAGTCGTCGGCGCCCAGCGAGGTCGCGCTCAACTGGTAGCCGACCGCCGGATTGCCGTAGCGCTCGTTTACCTTGAGGTACAGCTCACCGTCCTTGCTGGCGGTGTAGAGCAGTGATTCGCCGCCACTGGTGCCGCTGTTGCCGCTCACCCTGCGCAGGTAGACAGTGCCGCCGCTGTCGGACGCGGTCAGATTGACGTCCGGCCATTGGCCGGCCTGCAGCGCGCTGGCGCTGAACTGGATCGCATAGGTATGCCCGGCGGTCACGCTTACCTGGTACATATCGGCATCGCTGCTGACCTCCAGTACGCCTTTGGCAGGCACGCTGTCGGCCAGAAGCGCGGCGTCGGCGGCCGTGTCGCCGACGAGGTCGCGGGGGACGCCGCTGGCGCTCAGCTGGTATTTGAAGTTGGTTGGATAGCCGTAGGTGGAGGCGATCTCCACGTAGTAAGTGCCGGCCTGCTCTGCGGTGTAGGCCAGCAAGGATGCTGAACCGCCGGTGCTGCTGGTGACGGTGGATAGCACCTGGCCCTGCGCATTGAGAATGTTGAGCTTAATCGTCTGTTCCAGGTAGCCGGACGCTGGCGCAGTATCGGTCGGCGCCTTCTGCAACGCGATCGCATAGGTGTCGCCGGCACCCATCTCGAGCGCGAACCAGTCGCGGTCGCCGCCGCCTGTCTCCAGGGTACCGGTGACGCTGGCGCCGAGCGCCAGGCGGCCGGCCTTGGCGCTGTTGGCGCCCCAGTCGTCGACGGCCTCGACCGGCGTGAGCTGATAGTGCGCGGCGCCGTTGGCGCTGATGCTGGCGTAGTAGTAGCCGGTGGTCGATGGCGTGTAGGTGTACTCCGAGCCGCCGCCGTTGATGTTGCCCAGCTTGACGCCATCGGCGCCGGATAGGTTGAGACTGCTCAGTAGCTGGGTTTCACCGGCGTCGGGACGCAGCTGCAGCGCGTACGTGGTGCCGGCCAACAGCAGCAGCTTGACCACGTCGGCGTCGCCCTTATAGGTGTTGACGCCGTGGATGGTGGCGCCGAGGGCCACCGCCGTGGCCTTGTCCGGCGTGTTGCCGAAATCATCAACCACGCCGGCGCTGGCGCTCAGTGTGTAAGCGCGGTGCAGCGTCAGGCTGGCGTTGCTGGAGTTGACCAGCACCGAATAGGTGCCGCTGGCGGCGGCGGTGAATCCGAAAGTGCGCGGGTCGCCGTTGTAGTACTGCTCGCCGAGGCGGTCGATGACTTTACCGGCCTCGTCATAGAGCTCGCATTCCAGCGTACGCAGGTCGATTGCGCTGCCGGTCAGTTGCAGCGTGTAGATCTTCCCGGCCTCGACTTCGATGATGAAGCGGTCGCTGTCGGCGGCGTACTGGATTTCGCCGCTGATCGAATCACCTGGCCGCAGCACGCCTGGTGAGGCTTGGTTCTGCGAATAGTCGTCGTTGAGCAGCGTCGCTTTCAAGTTATAGACACCGGGTGCGTAGCCGCTGACGGCGACGAAGTAATCGCCAGCCGTGGCCGGTTCAAGTATGGTGCTGTCCAGGGCCTTGCCGCTGGCGTCGTAGAGCTGGAAGCCGGTGACCGAAGTGGTGGCGCCATCCTTCGGCAGGTTGAAACCGTAGTGCTGGCCCGCTTCGACGTGGATCTTGTACCAGTCCGAGTCGCCCGCCACTTCAAACTCGCCGCGCAAGGCTTCGCCTACCGTCAGCACGCCGGTGGTGTGGATGTTGCTGGCGATCGGATCGGGCGGCTTGATGGCCCCGCTCAGGGTATAGCCGCCGGTGGCGCCGTACCAGAAATGTACGCTCAGGTAGTATTGGCCGCTGGTGGCGGGCGTAAACTCGAACGCCGGTCCGGCGCGGAGATCGAAACCCTCGGCCTGAGCCAGGAGGGCGTTGGCGTCGCTGAGAAGCAGGCCCATGTTTCCAGCGACGTTGATGTAGGGATTGCTGTCGGCCAGTGAGAACGCATAGCTCACGCCCGCCTGCAGCCAGACCTTGATCATGTCCTGATCGTAGCTGTAGTCGAGCTT is a genomic window containing:
- a CDS encoding chemotaxis protein CheW, translating into MWRLIESSAKMNCPAEARLLLPAMVATRTGFAHLEQALVANLVQEKVRQVLAELGTQARYAIDILVRNLFERTADVGFLATDVELCRFVAGLDDSLPARDAARRRLSDYRDKYTVYDEIVLLDTAGHVLVQADPATPLTHSRDPLLAQTLDADGYLETFRATDLRPGKSRALVYSHRMLHPDTGAPAGVLCLCFNFEQEMDAIFAAYRDPSQRANMLLLDAQDGVISSADPLWIPAGARVPVNPGGEPRLLMFGGREYLVRTFASAGYQGYPGPAGWKAQLMVPVDLAFRAGDDQALAEVEPALMQGLLSHAQAFSPALHELMNSVTRTTRTIERIVWNGKVTSAANDGGQGGTNKLNTVLDQITETGERSDALFSHSIRDLYQTVLASSLSEAGLTSQLLVDMLDRNLYERANDCRWWALSAQLRRGLAQPSAQQHADIAAVLRHINRLYTVYARLFVYDRSGRIIASSGDQQAVGTSVAAETLARVLALRSELDHYPQPFAPSPLYHGRHTFIYHAAIRHPEQTANVMGGIGIVFDAEPELRNMLNSGVAGRLNLRACFVTPDGRVLASTDAACAPGDLLQLGDGLFEQTASAAGSDAPSVTRILRHDGQYVIAACTRAAGYREFRAADGVEQPVIAVLLQAFGPLRDSLPAPAGVRIERLRDSGPDYAIFSAGGALMALRASHIQEAVPFAKVQRTSSSSGAGAAAAARLGMLDVALAGGHQHFVWVFDLAQLTVGRAAVAGDNSQVMLVRQGQATIGLLVDELHAVQQFDAADLTASPLGGGEDALAPRLIQANGGRLLIQELDVERLFARLRGASS
- a CDS encoding PsiF family protein, with product MKKLFVASLMLSLCGAVFAAEPTAQQSKMKTCNVDAAGKKGDERKAFMKECLTAKPAAAPKMTQQDKMKQCNADATGKKGDERKAFMKECLSNKPAG
- a CDS encoding DUF4214 domain-containing protein, whose amino-acid sequence is MPDDDYSDNSSTTGELVIGDAINGKLDYSYDQDMIKVWLQAGVSYAFSLADSNPYINVAGNMGLLLSDANALLAQAEGFDLRAGPAFEFTPATSGQYYLSVHFWYGATGGYTLSGAIKPPDPIASNIHTTGVLTVGEALRGEFEVAGDSDWYKIHVEAGQHYGFNLPKDGATTSVTGFQLYDASGKALDSTILEPATAGDYFVAVSGYAPGVYNLKATLLNDDYSQNQASPGVLRPGDSISGEIQYAADSDRFIIEVEAGKIYTLQLTGSAIDLRTLECELYDEAGKVIDRLGEQYYNGDPRTFGFTAAASGTYSVLVNSSNASLTLHRAYTLSASAGVVDDFGNTPDKATAVALGATIHGVNTYKGDADVVKLLLLAGTTYALQLRPDAGETQLLSSLNLSGADGVKLGNINGGGSEYTYTPSTTGYYYASISANGAAHYQLTPVEAVDDWGANSAKAGRLALGASVTGTLETGGGDRDWFALEMGAGDTYAIALQKAPTDTAPASGYLEQTIKLNILNAQGQVLSTVTSSTGGSASLLAYTAEQAGTYYVEIASTYGYPTNFKYQLSASGVPRDLVGDTAADAALLADSVPAKGVLEVSSDADMYQVSVTAGHTYAIQFSASALQAGQWPDVNLTASDSGGTVYLRRVSGNSGTSGGESLLYTASKDGELYLKVNERYGNPAVGYQLSATSLGADDYVGNRNTTAVLPIGGALRGMLGYADDIDMVKLTLTAGQSYQFDLLDKGDGQGTLPGNSAGLKLYAANGAQIYDGLGRSGTTLGYTATESGDYYLAVGAPSASIYAIGSYALQATTISSAPQLQGSASSAPGLHLVSDNIVLDFNQQVRVVNDSGIKLFDASGQQLGVGWFSSDNPLTAHLSINPSFTLAPGETYKLNIAAGAIVDAAGHQFAGLQGYTFTTAPVAAAATDGADLLVGAHNGATLHGGAGIDTVLYKEDDFFFRILRNGSQTEVKFPFGPTPGTDLLDGVERLLFRDSAYALDIDGNGGQAYRLYQAAFNRTPDSAGLGYWINAMDHGVSLHQAAKDFIASTEFSNRYGSAPNDDAFLTLLYNNVLHRDPDAAGKDYWLGAMHDGVSRAGVLASFSESAENQAALIGKIGNGFEYTVYGG